One genomic segment of Deltaproteobacteria bacterium includes these proteins:
- a CDS encoding NAD(P)-binding domain-containing protein — translation MEKLLISALLPDAMLSPLKGKFEFIKDDETVHETVEIALVTAMDDFSKARLSQLPALRKIVSIGAGLNHIDLDYCRAKNIRVLNTPHTPARATAELAIGLMISLMRSILQGDQYVRNGKWIKNPSDISGTELFEKTLGILGMGNVGYEIARRARAFDMHILYHNRNPRQDVDDLATYRSFDELLTESDVLIVQLPYAKETHHIIDQTALRKMKPDAYLINTGRGGLVDDEALTAALREERIKGAALDVVENEPNLFADLATLPNVIITPHIGGATPGVRMAMVREALALL, via the coding sequence ATGGAAAAACTATTGATCAGCGCCTTATTACCGGACGCAATGCTTTCTCCGTTAAAGGGGAAATTTGAGTTCATCAAAGATGATGAGACTGTTCACGAGACCGTTGAGATCGCTCTGGTGACTGCGATGGACGACTTTTCGAAAGCGCGTCTCAGTCAATTGCCTGCTTTACGGAAAATCGTATCCATCGGCGCCGGCCTCAATCATATCGATCTCGATTATTGCCGCGCGAAAAACATCCGGGTCTTAAACACCCCACATACACCAGCCCGTGCGACTGCTGAACTTGCAATCGGGTTAATGATCAGTTTGATGCGCAGTATACTGCAGGGAGATCAGTACGTGAGGAACGGTAAATGGATAAAAAACCCGAGTGACATATCCGGCACGGAGCTATTCGAGAAAACACTGGGCATCCTGGGAATGGGGAATGTCGGATATGAAATTGCACGCAGAGCCCGTGCATTTGATATGCATATCCTCTATCACAACCGGAACCCAAGGCAGGATGTCGATGACCTGGCGACGTACCGGTCCTTTGATGAGCTTTTAACGGAATCCGACGTGCTCATCGTTCAACTCCCATATGCGAAGGAAACACACCATATTATTGACCAAACAGCTCTTAGAAAAATGAAGCCGGATGCCTATCTGATCAATACCGGTCGCGGCGGTCTGGTGGATGATGAAGCTCTGACCGCAGCATTGCGGGAGGAACGGATCAAGGGGGCGGCTTTGGATGTTGTGGAAAACGAACCCAACTTGTTTGCGGATCTCGCGACCCTTCCCAATGTGATTATTACGCCGCATATTGGCGGCGCGACACCCGGTGTCCGCATGGCAATGGTCCGGGAGGCTT